A region of Drosophila suzukii chromosome 2L, CBGP_Dsuzu_IsoJpt1.0, whole genome shotgun sequence DNA encodes the following proteins:
- the LOC139355177 gene encoding C-type lectin 37Db-like, whose protein sequence is MRFPVFCLVMGFCVQYSTARRLVENGDFAKSVSEYMSEMRNELTTKLQIMLDHQAQKLNKLISEQGTRSGDNANQTLEEGVWNFECSKPPHTTKMCAHVGGKHYFIDYLRIATWSEAERFCRQMGGHLASLQSNQEWQALEEIVNHGQFFWVDINDTVTKGKYMSETTGEDASFLKWDYNEPNNWNGDERCVHLKAVTFLMNDAPCSSSYNFICER, encoded by the exons ATGCGCTTCCCAGTGTTTTGTCTAGTGATGGGGTTTTGTGTGCAATATTCAACTGCAAGACGACTG GTCGAGAATGGCGACTTTGCCAAATCCGTCTCAGAATACATGTCAGAAATGAGGAATGAGCTCACTACGAAATTGCAAATTATGTTGGATCATCAAGCCCAGAAACTGAACAAACTCATATCGGAGCAGGGCACTCGATCTGGTGACAATGCCAATCAAACCTTAGAAGAGGGGGTCTGGAACTTTGAATGTTCCAAGCCCCCTCACACCACAAAAATGTGTGCACATGTTGGGGGAAAGCACTATTTCATTGACTACCTCCGAATTGCCACCTGGTCAGAGGCCGAACGTTTTTGTCGCCAAATGGGAGGACACCTGGCCAGTTTGCAGAGCAATCAGGAGTGGCAAGCACTTGAAGAGATAGTCAACCATGGCCAATTCTTTTGGGTAGATATCAATGACACAGTGACCAAGGGTAAATACATGTCCGAAACCACCGGCGAGGATGCTAGCTTTTTAAAGTGGGATTACAACGAACCGAATAATTGGAACGGAGATGAACGCTGTGTTCATCTTAAGGCTGTcacatttttaatgaatgaCGCCCCATGCAGCTCGAGCTACAATTTTATCTGTGAACGGTAA